One genomic region from Balaenoptera acutorostrata chromosome 1, mBalAcu1.1, whole genome shotgun sequence encodes:
- the HJV gene encoding hemojuvelin isoform X2, which translates to MQECIDQKVYQAEVDNLPAAFEDGSINGGDRPGGSSLSIRTANPGSHVEIRAAYIGTTIIIRQTAGQLSFSIKVAEDVARAFSAEQDLQLCVGGCPPSQRLSRSERSRQGAITIDTARQLCKEGLPVEDAYFHSCVFDVLISGDPNFTVAAQAALEDARAFLPDLEKLHLFPSDAGVPPSSATLLAPLLSGVFVLWLCIQ; encoded by the coding sequence ATGCAGGAATGCATTGATCAGAAGGTCTACCAGGCTGAGGTGGACAATCTTCCCGCAGCCTTTGAAGATGGTTCTATCAATGGAGGTGACCGACCTGGGGGCTCAAGTTTATCCATTCGAACTGCTAACCCTGGGAGCCATGTGGAGATCCGAGCTGCCTACATTGGCACAACTATAATCATTCGGCAGACAGCTGGGCAGCTCTCCTTCTCCATCAAAGTAGCAGAGGATGTGGCCAGGGCCTTCTCAGCTGAGCAGGACCTGCAGCTCTGTGTTGGGGGATGCCCTCCAAGTCAGCGACTCTCACGCTCAGAGCGCAGTCGTCAGGGAGCTATAACCATTGATACTGCCAGACAGCTGTGCAAGGAAGGGCTGCCGGTTGAAGACGCTTACTTCCATTCCTGTGTCTTTGATGTTTTAATCTCTGGTGACCCCAACTTTACTGTGGCAGCTCAGGCAGCTCTGGAGGATGCCCGAGCCTTCCTGCCAGACTTGGAAAAACTGCACCTCTTCCCCTCGGATGCTGGGGTTCCTCCTTCCTCAGCCACCCTCCTAGCCCCACTCCTTTCTGGGGTCTTTGTTCTGTGGCTTTGCATTCAATAA